From Syntrophorhabdaceae bacterium:
GCCGCGGAAATGGTGATTCCGACCGCGTAATCGTTATCGTAGCCTTTGTTTCTCATCATGGGAATCATGATCGCGCCTATGGCTGAAACGTCAGCCACACATGAGCCGCTCACGCCCCCGAAAAACATACAGGCAAGCACGTCAACCATAGCAAGGCCGCCTCGAACGCGCCCTACAAGGGCGTTAGCAAAACCGACCATCCGCTGGGAAATCCCTCCCTGGCTCATGATCTCACCCGCGAGAATGAAAAGCGGGATCGTGAGCAGCGCCATGGACTGAACGCCCTTGGCCATGCTTTGGGCGAGCGCCATGATGGGAAGGTGCATGTAAACGGCGGCTGCGATAGAGGAAAGAATAAGGGAAAATGCGATGGGGACCCTGATGATCATGAATGCCGCAAATGAACTGAACAGGATCGCTATAGCTACGCCTTCACTGTAATGATGCATCTTTGTCCCCCTGGCCTAAAAAAATGGTGTCGAGATATTCAGGACCTTTCGACCTCTGAAGAAAATTTTCAACGGACGTATATATGACGAGCAGCCCACTCACCGGAATGAAAACATATTCTGTGTAAGAAGGCCATTCGGTTGCTGCAAGCGTTGAATATGTACCGATTCTACAAAGTGCAATGCCAAAGTAGACGAAGGTCACTCCGAAAATAAACGTAAATACATCGACGATGCGCGCCACGATTTTGGTCTGAACCTTGTCCGGGAGAAAGGACAGAACAAAATCTATCGCAATATGAATCTTCTTGCGCACCCCCACGGCGAGGGCAATGAAGGTAAACCAGATCATGAGGATGAGGCTCACCTCGTCAGCCCAGAAGATGCTAAAATTCAGAAGGTACCTGCAGAAGACATCGGCAAAAATCAGAATCGTCATAATAATGAGCATACCGAAGGCCGCCCATGTGAGCCCTGCAAATATCCTGTCAAAGACGTACTTGATCCCGTTCATGTCTTTACCTCGGCATTGTTCTTAAGGAAGGGCCGGGCGAGCCGGCCCCCTGTTTTTGATTGCTTATCCTACTTTACATCCTGGATCTTCTTGATCAGATCGGCATATTCTTTGTAATCGGCATAGATGGGCTGAACGGCCTTCTGGAACTCGCCCAAGGTCTTCGCGTCAAGATAAGTGATCTTGCAGCCCGCCGCCTTGGCCTTCTCTTCGTTTACCTTCTCTGATTCCGCCCATTTTTTCTTCTGGAACTCTACCGCGTCTTTGGCCGACTTGCTAATAATATCAAGATCGGCCTTTGACAGGTTTGCAAAGTTCTTCTTGCTCCCGATGAGGATTTCGGGAACCCGTGTATGTCCGTCCACGGTGTAGAATTTTGCCACCTGGTAGTGGCTGAAGGAGATGTACGACGGCCAGTTATTTTCGGCGCCGTCGATAACGTTCGTCTGAAGGGCTGAATACACATCGCCTGTGGCCATCGGGGTCGGAGAGGCGCCGAGCGCTTTGACCAGGTCCATCATGAGTTTCGCTTCCTGAACACGGATCTTGAGCCCCTTGAGGTCGGCAAGGCTCTTAATCTCTCTTTTTGAATTGTAGAAGCTCCGTGCACCCGCGTCATAATATGCGAGGCCCACAAGGTTTGCCTTATCGACGGATTTCAACAAGTCCTGACCGATAGGACCGGAGAGAACCTTCCACATGTGGTTGGAATCGCGATAGATGTAAGGGAGCGAGAGAACATTGAGCTCCTTGGCAAACTGCAATACCGGCGCCAGGCTTATACGGGCAAAATCGATGGCGCCCATCTGAACTTGCTCCACAACCGCCTTCTCGTCACCGCCCAGCTGACCGCCAGGGTACACGGTGACATTGATGCGGCCGCCCGTGCGCTCCTTGACGAGACGGGCGAACTCTTCATCTCCGAGCTCAGTGGGATAACCCTTGGGATGGATTTCAGCGAGCTTGAGCTCAATCGTATCAGCTGCAAAAGCAATA
This genomic window contains:
- a CDS encoding TRAP transporter small permease, encoding MNGIKYVFDRIFAGLTWAAFGMLIIMTILIFADVFCRYLLNFSIFWADEVSLILMIWFTFIALAVGVRKKIHIAIDFVLSFLPDKVQTKIVARIVDVFTFIFGVTFVYFGIALCRIGTYSTLAATEWPSYTEYVFIPVSGLLVIYTSVENFLQRSKGPEYLDTIFLGQGDKDASLQ
- a CDS encoding TRAP transporter substrate-binding protein translates to MKKGLIILLAAVFLAVVGHISIAFAADTIELKLAEIHPKGYPTELGDEEFARLVKERTGGRINVTVYPGGQLGGDEKAVVEQVQMGAIDFARISLAPVLQFAKELNVLSLPYIYRDSNHMWKVLSGPIGQDLLKSVDKANLVGLAYYDAGARSFYNSKREIKSLADLKGLKIRVQEAKLMMDLVKALGASPTPMATGDVYSALQTNVIDGAENNWPSYISFSHYQVAKFYTVDGHTRVPEILIGSKKNFANLSKADLDIISKSAKDAVEFQKKKWAESEKVNEEKAKAAGCKITYLDAKTLGEFQKAVQPIYADYKEYADLIKKIQDVK